Below is a window of Eretmochelys imbricata isolate rEreImb1 chromosome 22, rEreImb1.hap1, whole genome shotgun sequence DNA.
TGCTTTACAGATTCACCATGTCCTTCACCAAAGAGCACCCACATCCAGCATCTGAGCTGACCAAGCACCAAACAGGTGCGCTCAGCACCTGGAAAGGGCCTTAAAGAAAGCCCCCCATCCTTTTTATTTGTTCTGACACAAGCAGAAGGGCTATACTTGTTCAAACACTCTGTGGCAGTGTCAGACTGCAAGCAAAAATAATACATCCAGTGGGAATAGGTATTTGCTTCTTACTCTGTTCAAAGATTTGTTGCAGAGGCCATTTCTCCTCCAAATCATCATTTGGCTGTAGAGATATCTTGTAAAGTGAAGAACAAAACCATTGCACatttagtttatttaaaatgCAGACTTTTATTACTTGTTCAGAAAACATTAGCATTAAAGACCAACACACACTGGTCTGCAACAACTCCTTTCAACACAACCTTCATACAGTAACTTCACATGTTATTTACACAAACATACTATGAACTCTCTTGTGCCTCTGTGCCATGGCTCATTCTCAGGAGGGTAAAGGTCTGTGCAAACAGCTTCACTTGTTTACAGTATGAACCAGAGACATTCTGTTGGAACACTGCTGTGCATGCATCACACTTTAGCCACTGGGAGGGCCTGGCAGGCAGAAGTACGCTTTGTGCAGAAGTTTCTAAAGTTGGAAACGGCTGACGAACCTGTACCCACACCCTGCCTTGCCAAATCTGAACTGGAGAACACTAAGACAGAGGTTCCCACCAACTGGTATCCAAAACTCACCCATCGCTGCTTGAAGATGAGGCTTGTGACTTGACTAAGATGTCTAGAACTCACACATGCTTCAACTCCCTGTGCAGCTTGGGCACCCCTTGGAAGGAAGGGGTCACAGAGATGTAGTCCAACAAACCAGGTAGTGTTGCGCTAAGAGGTTGGGAACTGGTGCACTAAAGATTTCTCCTTTCCTTGCAGTTAACATAATTGCATGGAGAGGAACACACCTATCCACTCTAAACTGCTCTTACCATCTCAACTTACATGCCTGCTTCCCTTCCTCACCCAGTGCTCTTCAACTATTTAGTTATTTGGCATATTTAATTTATGGATAATATATTGGTCATGCTACTACAGCCAATACTGCATAGCATTTGGTGAACAAGCTCACACTGTCCAAGCAGCCTTCTCATAAGGAAGGCCACCTTTTTCCTACTTTGATCATCCATTTCTTCTATGTGTTCACTGTTCTAATTGCTGATATCTAACCACTCTGTGCATTAGCATTTCTCTAATTTATGAACAGATCAAGGGACTGActttcagctgaagtcagtgggaactgcagaTGTTCAGCATCCCTGAGAAAACCAAGCCCTAACTGCATTATTTTGTTCTCCATTTAAGGAATTATAACAGGCATTTGGTTTCCATTGGGGGACTTTGGAATTCTGTCTGTATTAATATTTTCACTTCTGATTTGTATTTTAGAAGTGTTTTGAATAGAACTTACAGTAGGAACTGAACTTACCCTGTAGGGGGGAAAAGGTTCTTCATGATCATACCtagatttttcaaaacaaaactacaCACATGCTTTAAGCCCCCTCCTGCCTACCTTACAGTGAGTTGGGCACACAAGAGCAGAATAAGGCCCCACAGGACTTCAGGAGAGGTATTTAATGAACTTCACAAACCAAAACCTCATATGTTCCCCAATTCTCCCAGGAACCAAGTGCTCAGAAGTAGAGCAGGAGCAACAGCTTTGATGCATGCCCGCAACCTAGCCCTGTACAGGCCAGCCAGAGTCCTGCTGAGCCAGCACCAGGCTTCAGAAGCACCCACTGAAATAGCTGGGACAAGAACTCCAGGGCACAGGCACAGCTGTTTCAGAACAGCATAAATCAGAATCCAGTATGCAGTTCCCCTGGCTAATTGAGCTATTTAAGACCTTAGCAACACAGGGCAGGTCATTTTGCTCCagcaggtctggggaaggggagagagcctGGTGGGGCTGAAACCTCTACCAGTTGGTTGCTCTGTTCCATTCTCAACAACCTTCAGAGGGGATGAGGCTGCTAAGTGGTTAGGGCTCAGCAGCCAATCTTCTCTACAATGGTCCTCTTTATCATGCAAGTTCCATAGTGTTTTCCTACACAGCTTCTCTGCCTGCAAGGCTGGTTCTACCCTGCTCTCCATTCAAACTATTTTACCACAGATAAATTGTAAAGGAATTCTTACTGCCatgcaagatttaaaaaaacacaaaacagattATACTGCTATACACCAGGGGATCCTTGCTTCCTGAAGGAGAGGAGcaggaaaaaacccacacaccatTCCTCTTCAGCTCTCTCCTCATGTTAGGTAATTTTGTAATGCTAGGTAAACTGTATTAGAACCAGCAAAGCTTTAATCTCTTGtaagcagtttttaaaagaaCTGGTTTCTACAGCTAAGAAAAACCTAAGATTTAAACTAACTAGGCTGTTAGAAAACTAAAACAGAACAGTCTTCAAAATTCTTAGCACACCTGTTCTACATCAAAGCTGTGAGATTTCATGTAGTGCATGTCTgcacaataaaaatatttgattgATTACTCTTAAGTCAGATGCTaacagggagagaagaaaaaagcagcaaatggaaAGCCAATAAGTCATCTGGTAGCTTTCCCAAACTGATGTGAAATGAATGTCAAGACATCTGAAGTATTTCCCCACCTCTGAAAACAGTGGCCAAACTTAAAAAAGTTTTCCTTCCTTCAAAAGGTACAGTATTACTGTAGGATTTCAACCTGCCAACTGATTTCCACAGGAATTATAAATACATTTGTCAAAAGATTACCAAAAAACTCAGATTGAGGAAATTCTTCTCAAAGACAGAATTCCTGATGCTATAAATCTAAAGTGGGAGAAATTACCCTGTTTGAAAAATACTGAAAGCTTCTTGGAAGTACAACAGTCTATGTTCCTACAGTTACTTTGAGCAGTCATTCTGCATGATTTGATTGGGAAAATTGACAATATAGAATACAATTACTTTATTTGTAGCAAATGCTATTATGTATCAGTGCTAAAAATATACACAACATGCAAAAAGTTATGCTGTTGTCATGTTGTTCAAAGACTTTCTATTAACCATTAGAGATGGGAGCTCATGCTTTCAAATTCATTAAGCCCAAGTATAAGGCAATATAAATGTGGGCAGGTGAAAAAAAATGTTCCAGTTGACAATGCAATAGCATTGATAGATCCATTCAAACAATTCAACATGTAGTTTATATAAACAGtgtaagattttatttaaaaaatggtaaGGCTGGTCTATCTTCCTCCTATTTTAAGATACACAAAATTTCTGCCAGAACAATGTTAGCTCTGTTTTGATTCAGATGGTTTCTATTTTAATGCTAAGCTAATATATAAAAGTTGCTGGATAAGTAATTGGGAAAATGTGTGTTTCCTCTTTTATTAAGCTAGAGGTATGTGCATGCAGAAAAGTATAGTCACACATTCCATATGTAAAGCATTAATTTATATTGACGCACATGTCTTCCTTTATTCGATCAATTTTCCTTTGACATACACTGAACCAATAGTGAAATTTCTGTATAGCGCCACCTACAGCATCCTGGCTCAATTAGCAGAATTCCCAGTAAGCTATCACTGGGCAGAGATCACTTACTATCTGGAACAATGTACTTCCAGGAGAAAGCTTTTGAGTAGGGCAAAAAGATCTTCTGTTATGGCAGAATTGAAATGCAGACTTAATACATTAGAGCCTATACTAGAAAATGCACTCCCAATTTCAATGCTCTGACATGTGCATTAAGTGCTGCAGAAAAATCTTTTCATTATTGCATCAACATTAGACATTACATAGGTCTTCTGCTTTTTACTCTCACCATAAATGGCCCCCATTATGGGACTGTATTGTGGTACTTAACTACACAGCTCCACCATAACCACCCTACTAAGCACCTAAAATGCTTGCATCCCAAGAATGCTACAATGGGGAAGGGCTCTTTATAAGTaggtttttccttttaaaagaactGTAAGAGTCAGGGCCTTTTTACAATAGCTTGAGGAAATTTATTCATTCTTTAGACTGTCTCTATTCACCAATTCATCCACATGGCCATTTTTAATACTGGCCAATTCTCCGCTCTTTAGCTTTTTCAAATAATCATGTGGCCCTTTCCCTTCAAAGGATGAGGGGCTTTTGTAGGAGCCCCCAATTTTATCCCAGAGTGTGAAATACTGACCGTAGTTGTAATCAAAATACAAGTGATGATCGGTGTGATGGGCAGAGCCATTGATAATGTGTTTCAAGAAATCCGGCACACGGTAATCGCCATCATGAATAGAGATTGTCCAGACATTGACAGCAATGTAGAGACCCAAGTAGGTCACTTTGTGcaaaggaaagaggaaaggaTAGATGTGATATGGAATACTCTGCAGGAAGCCATCCACAGGGTGGAAGGCGTGACTTGCAAATGGCGTAGCAACCTTCCAGCGGTGATGGGGCTTGTGCAGACGCTAAAGAACAGAACAGAGTTAGTGCTTATGTTTTGacaaggcaaaaaaaattggggcttCAATCTGGCACCTCCTAGCTCTATACTGCCTACCATATGACTAGGAATATGTCTGCCTAACTGCATTTTACTGTAGCTCTATTTCTTCCTGGTCTCTCAACTTGTAAACCAAGACAGGGTACGATGCAAGCTCTGCTCAAGCTCGTGTGCTAAAAACCACTGTGGGCATGGTGACATCTTTGGCTAGCTGCCAGAGTCTGTACCCAGGGGATTGGGTGGCTCAAAtgagctgctgcagccacactgccatTTTAGTGTGCCAGCTGGAGCTGagtcagctgctgtgtagacacattTCCCCGCCAAAGCAGCAATATCTGGAAGCAAGTCCAAATGGCTTATTTGCCACCCTACAATTTGTGGTGTTTAAATCACTCTTGTACTGCAGAGAACAAGGTCAGATTAAAAAGGACTTTTTCATCTAGAGTTTGACACCCACAGAATTGAAGATTTCCACCATGTTAATGGGTCAGGTTAACTAGTGACACCACCAGGGCCATGAGAAACAAACATTTATCTTAtgctagataaaaataaaaatctagtcCTATGTTATGCTTTGGGTCTGATCTGAAAgccagtcagtggaaagattccacTTCTACTTCAATGGAGTGTATTCACAATGTCTTTTACAAGCAATCCTAACCAGTTCCCTGTGGGTTAAGTAATCTCATTTGCCaacatggaaactgaggcagaaaaggGGATGTGACTTATCCTAGGCTGTAGGGGGAATTCTCTGAACTGGATTCAAACAcaagagttcctggctcccatgCCTGAGCTCAGACCAGGAGCTGAAACCTAAAATGTTCACTTACATTATACCACCATTGGGCTAGAAGgaattaagcatgtgagtagccccaatTAACCccatgggattactcatgtgcatCAATTCTTTGATGAATTGAGGCCTAAAACCTTTATTTTCCTATTGACATTGACAGTGTCTTTCAACATTGACATAAGGTACGCAACCAAAATACACTGGGGAGGAAAAAacctcagccccatcccagccctTTTATGCTGCTTAAAAAGGGCCAGAGCTGAGTGAAGGGCCAGAGCTAGGGAGGATTCCTCCAGCACAGAAACTGTGGCAGACATTCAAAAGGCTGCCCTCCAAGGACTCCCCTTGCAAAACCCAGCATAAGGGATagcacaggggcagggctgggaagggtACATCAAAGAGATTCTGATCAGTATTGCCACAAAGGAGGCTACCCTGGGGAAGCTGCCATGCCTTAGACACCCTCATGGATCCTACCCCCAGAGGAGCCCAGGGTCAGGtgggcacaaaggtggcttaaagctatTTAGCCCCCCTCCTTCTGGGCTGCAAGTTCTGCGTTACCTCTTAGAGATCTTTGTATTTATAGTAAAAAACCCAGTAGCGTTCCATTACATTTTAAATCAGTCTTGCTAAACTGCCATTAAAATATACTAAACCAGACagacttgtctgtcctttctaaTGAAGGATATTTTACTCAGCCCTTCTGGGCAATGCcctgcttttaaaaaagggagggtCACATCCTGGGCGAGTGGTTATACCAAGCTGATCCAACATCTAGTAAGCTTTATATCTATATCACTACTTATACCTTGTACACAAGTTTATGATGGAGGAACCTGTGAATCCAGTAAATGCACATGTCGGTGAAGAAGAGGAAAGAGAGCATGCTAAGGATTACACCAAACCATCCTAGGAAAAATAAGAGATTAGACAATTAGGTAAGTGTCAAGATTGTGAGAAATAAGTCTGAAAAGGTACAAGGAGCACATAGAATTACTGAAAGATTTTACTTCTGTATCCTGAGGCTAAATCATTTAGGTTATAAAGAACAAGCTCAGCCCAACAGGATTTGCATTGTATTAGTGTAGCGATTCTTGCTGGTGAAAAGTTGGGATTGCTTTTAGGTGCTAAAATGCTGAACTGAACCTAATGGAGAAGATTTCAGTATGGTCTCATCCATAAAGAGATGTGATCTGATCTTAACACCTTCCTCCTAAAAACACATTAGCTACTTGACAGTGTCCTTTAAAGTACTAAAGTTACACTTCCACACACCAGTGTATATAAACAGATAGAAACATATGCAGTTTTTCCAAAACACAGGTGAAGACAGGAAGCAAGACAAGACTGTTGTTTCCACTTTGGAACCAGTACACAGACTGGATAAATGCAGCCAACAGAGATACTGAAGTTAGGTTGAGTCTCCTAGTTTACAGAGACTTGATTTAACAAACCAACAATGCCCTTATTACCACTAACACCTTCAAACTGAAAA
It encodes the following:
- the SC5D gene encoding lathosterol oxidase, yielding MDLVLNYVDYNFFTPYVYPTTWPEDEPFRQITSLLIVTNLGALVLYLLFGTLSYYLVFDHSLKQHPQFLENQVQLEIKYALQSLPWISIPTVALFFAEVRGYSRLYDNIEDSPYGWFGVILSMLSFLFFTDMCIYWIHRFLHHKLVYKRLHKPHHRWKVATPFASHAFHPVDGFLQSIPYHIYPFLFPLHKVTYLGLYIAVNVWTISIHDGDYRVPDFLKHIINGSAHHTDHHLYFDYNYGQYFTLWDKIGGSYKSPSSFEGKGPHDYLKKLKSGELASIKNGHVDELVNRDSLKNE